The genomic interval ATCTGTACTCAGTTATATCATCCTGCAGCTTCGCCTTAAAAACGTCGTTTTTACCGTCTCCATTAGGGCTGAATGCAGTGGGCATGTATATGGCACAATCCCTCCACTCTTTCTCTATGGTGGCATTCCCTTCCAGGGCGCAATTATGATCGTCAATCACCGTGTAGTGATAGCTGCCTGCATCGAGGTGGCGGAACCTGTTCTCCAGCTGGAAAGTATCTGCAAGTTTGTAATGATAAGGTGGAGTACCTCCGGAAGGTGTGAAGATGAGCTGACCGTCCTGTACACTGCTGCAGGATACCGGTCTCGCTATCAGGTCTTTCATCTGTAAAAGACCGGGATTGTCGACCGCGATCCCCACCATTTTATAGCAGCCCATACTATCGGTCACCTTCAGTGTATAATAGTCGGCCGCCAGGTTATAGAAGCCGGGTACATCCTGATCCGTGCGCTCGTTTATCAGCGTGTATCTATAAGGGCTCAAACTGCCGCTTGCATTTACATAAATGCTTGCATCCGATTCGCCAAAACAGCTGATGCCTGATACTGTTGCATCGATCCTGATATCCCATTGTTTTACCAGGATGCTTTCAGATCTTGAATTGCCTTTATTATTGCTTGTTACAGTGACGGTGTATTTGCCTGCGGGAAGATGAGATACTTCAGGTGTAGTATACCCGCCTGGTTCCCAGCGGAAGCTGTAAGTATCTTTATCAAGGCTATGCATGGTAACAGCTACTTTACCATTGCTCTCACCATAACAGGTATTTTCTGCACTTACATCGAAGTTGAGTGTTTCTTCGATCATCGAAATATTGTCGAGGAAAGTGACTACATAACAGGTGTCGTCGTAGTCAGTAACGTAGGGCTCAAAACGAAGGTGTGTATAGTTCTTTTTAGGTTTCAGCACAGCTGTGAACCTGTTCCATTTTCTTTCGTAGTAGATGTCCGAATACCAGATCCTTTCTCCTATATCCGCTTCTGAAGTACTGCCAAGGATGGCTAATGCAGTAGATGTTGCGGCTGTATTGTCACTGTGATCTTCTTCAGGCATCAATGCCATATCAAAGGAGATGAGGTAT from Chitinophaga filiformis carries:
- a CDS encoding gliding motility-associated C-terminal domain-containing protein, producing the protein MKTFSVLFNILKTITVSLLIMLPFTARSQTIPIYLENPSFEGTPTMNGIPAPWYQRSVNLIAYTLPLGSTNEIAPSDGKTYAALLAASENNTSAGHAVWTSIGQQLSKPIEAGKAYLISFDMALMPEEDHSDNTAATSTALAILGSTSEADIGERIWYSDIYYERKWNRFTAVLKPKKNYTHLRFEPYVTDYDDTCYVVTFLDNISMIEETLNFDVSAENTCYGESNGKVAVTMHSLDKDTYSFRWEPGGYTTPEVSHLPAGKYTVTVTSNNKGNSRSESILVKQWDIRIDATVSGISCFGESDASIYVNASGSLSPYRYTLINERTDQDVPGFYNLAADYYTLKVTDSMGCYKMVGIAVDNPGLLQMKDLIARPVSCSSVQDGQLIFTPSGGTPPYHYKLADTFQLENRFRHLDAGSYHYTVIDDHNCALEGNATIEKEWRDCAIYMPTAFSPNGDGKNDVFKAKLQDDITEYRLAVYGRWGQLIFETTDPETGWDGKQKGLDLPPGTYIWVATYTASNKQPMKQQGTITMFR